One Gemmatimonadota bacterium genomic region harbors:
- the bcp gene encoding thioredoxin-dependent thiol peroxidase produces MTLAIGDLAPDFSLPDDTGAVRTLAEFRGRSVVLYFYPRADTPGUTTEACAFRDAFPRFEGLDAVILGASPDTVAAQAKFKAKFALPFALLADADHVLAEAYGVWKEKSMYGKTSMGVERTTFIIDQTGRVAFVFPKVKVDGHAAEVLDRLG; encoded by the coding sequence GTGACACTCGCCATTGGGGATCTTGCCCCGGACTTCTCGCTGCCTGACGATACGGGGGCCGTCCGAACGCTCGCCGAGTTCCGTGGGCGGTCCGTCGTTCTCTATTTCTATCCGCGGGCCGATACCCCTGGTTGAACCACGGAGGCGTGCGCGTTCCGCGACGCCTTCCCTCGGTTCGAGGGACTCGATGCAGTGATCCTCGGCGCCAGCCCCGATACCGTGGCGGCCCAGGCGAAGTTCAAGGCGAAGTTTGCGCTCCCCTTCGCCTTGTTGGCCGACGCTGACCACGTCCTCGCCGAGGCGTATGGCGTCTGGAAGGAGAAGTCGATGTACGGGAAGACGTCGATGGGGGTCGAACGCACGACGTTCATCATCGATCAGACAGGGCGCGTCGCGTTCGTCTTTCCGAAAGTGAAAGTCGATGGCCACGCGGCCGAGGTGCTGGACCGCCTCGGATAG
- a CDS encoding sigma-54-dependent Fis family transcriptional regulator yields the protein MSRASDRGSKVLVTLTDVEPAVRVNAALEQSGIETAVVSPLDDLRTALKRERPGVVVFSGGLLEPHVLAVVHDLLWEGVSAVGFLDVNDPAVEARLRTAGFSELWAKPLAIEEVAAGVRRLLERQRLSMETGLIGESDAMRAVLVQVEQIAPVSSTVLIEGESGTGKELVARAVHLRSPRRNKPFIAVNVGALPETLLESELFGHEKGAFTGAAERRLGRFELAHGGTIFLDEIGEIPTSTQVKLLRVLEEREVTRVGGTATIPVDVRVVTATNAPLREAVATGTFRADLFYRLNVLRIYLPPLRERREDIPTLVRRFVAELSQAHDRPFHGISAQAMQVLVDYPWPGNIRELRNLIESMVVLSPGREIGASDIPSQIREGGSRLLPVPIGPVVRGQAGADGRELEFILRSLVELKLNVEELRRRLDESQLAAGGPLLARSSDRWVSGMPRTDEVTEVGGVVGGIAPRGDGEEPPVAISAGMTMAEIERAAIELTLRATRGNRRRAADVLRIGERTLYRKIREYEAGGLPFEAGDEVTEE from the coding sequence ATGAGCCGTGCCTCGGATCGGGGATCGAAGGTGCTGGTCACGCTCACCGACGTTGAGCCGGCGGTGCGCGTGAATGCGGCGCTGGAGCAATCCGGAATCGAGACCGCGGTTGTCTCGCCGTTGGACGACTTGCGGACGGCGCTCAAGCGGGAACGGCCTGGGGTAGTGGTCTTTTCCGGTGGATTGCTCGAACCCCACGTGTTGGCCGTGGTCCATGACCTGTTGTGGGAGGGGGTGTCCGCCGTTGGCTTTCTGGATGTGAACGATCCGGCCGTCGAGGCGCGGCTGCGCACCGCCGGGTTCTCCGAGTTGTGGGCCAAGCCGTTGGCGATTGAGGAGGTGGCCGCCGGCGTCCGACGGCTGCTGGAGCGACAGCGGCTGTCGATGGAGACCGGGCTGATTGGCGAGTCCGATGCGATGCGTGCCGTCCTGGTGCAGGTGGAGCAAATCGCTCCAGTGTCGAGCACGGTGCTGATCGAGGGGGAGTCCGGGACGGGGAAGGAACTGGTGGCGCGGGCCGTGCACCTGCGGAGCCCGCGCCGGAACAAGCCGTTTATTGCCGTGAACGTCGGGGCGCTGCCGGAGACGCTGCTCGAGAGCGAGTTGTTCGGCCACGAGAAGGGGGCGTTTACCGGGGCCGCAGAGCGTCGTTTGGGCCGGTTCGAGCTGGCGCACGGCGGGACGATCTTCCTGGATGAGATCGGGGAGATTCCCACGTCGACGCAGGTGAAGCTCCTGCGGGTCTTGGAGGAGCGGGAGGTGACGCGCGTTGGGGGGACGGCGACGATTCCCGTGGACGTGCGCGTGGTGACCGCGACAAATGCTCCCCTGCGGGAAGCGGTGGCGACGGGCACGTTCCGGGCCGACCTGTTCTATCGCCTCAACGTGCTGCGGATCTACCTCCCGCCCCTGCGCGAGCGCCGCGAGGACATCCCGACCCTGGTGCGGCGCTTTGTGGCGGAATTGTCGCAGGCGCACGACCGGCCGTTCCACGGCATCTCGGCCCAGGCGATGCAGGTGCTGGTGGACTATCCCTGGCCCGGAAATATCCGGGAGCTGCGGAACCTGATCGAAAGCATGGTGGTGCTGAGTCCCGGGCGGGAGATCGGGGCATCGGACATTCCGTCCCAAATCCGGGAGGGAGGGTCGCGTCTGCTGCCGGTTCCGATCGGTCCAGTGGTCCGGGGTCAGGCCGGGGCCGACGGGCGGGAGCTGGAGTTCATCTTGCGCAGCCTGGTCGAGCTGAAGCTGAACGTGGAAGAGTTGCGTCGTCGGCTCGACGAGTCGCAGCTGGCTGCGGGTGGCCCACTGCTTGCTAGGTCATCGGACCGGTGGGTATCCGGGATGCCTCGAACGGACGAAGTGACCGAGGTCGGGGGGGTGGTCGGGGGCATTGCCCCGCGCGGTGATGGGGAGGAGCCACCGGTTGCGATCAGCGCCGGGATGACGATGGCGGAGATTGAGCGGGCCGCGATCGAGCTGACGTTGCGCGCGACCCGTGGGAACCGTCGGCGTGCGGCTGATGTGTTGCGCATCGGCGAGCGGACGTTGTATCGCAAGATTCGCGAATACGAGGCTGGCGGATTGCCGTTTGAAGCGGGCGACGAGGTGACTGAGGAGTAA
- a CDS encoding MogA/MoaB family molybdenum cofactor biosynthesis protein — MRVAVLTISDACAAGARQDASGEAIASWVAARPDRQLAARAVVPDESVEIVRVLLAWCDGDVADLVLTTGGTGLSPRDITPEATRAVLEREAPGLGERIRGLSMGSFPRAALARGLAGVRGRTLVVNLPGSPGGVQDALAALDPIVAHAVQITRGAATDHSAAMLPP, encoded by the coding sequence ATGCGTGTGGCGGTGCTGACCATCTCGGACGCCTGCGCAGCGGGGGCGCGGCAGGACGCATCGGGCGAGGCGATTGCGTCGTGGGTGGCCGCGCGGCCCGATCGCCAGCTCGCGGCGCGTGCGGTGGTGCCTGATGAGTCGGTGGAGATCGTTCGCGTGCTCCTCGCCTGGTGCGACGGCGACGTCGCGGACCTGGTGCTGACCACGGGGGGGACCGGCCTTTCGCCGCGCGACATCACGCCGGAGGCGACCCGGGCAGTGCTGGAGCGTGAGGCGCCCGGGCTCGGCGAGCGGATCCGCGGGCTGTCGATGGGTTCGTTCCCGCGGGCGGCCCTCGCCCGGGGGCTCGCCGGGGTTCGGGGACGTACCCTGGTGGTGAACCTCCCGGGCTCGCCGGGTGGCGTTCAGGATGCCTTGGCCGCGCTGGACCCCATCGTGGCCCACGCCGTCCAGATCACCCGCGGTGCGGCGACTGATCACTCTGCCGCGATGCTCCCGCCATGA
- the gcvT gene encoding glycine cleavage system aminomethyltransferase GcvT, which translates to MSESTSLRRTPFHDIHVALGAKIVPFAGYEMPVQYPAGITAEHKAVRESCGLFDVSHMGEFLVRGPGAVDFVNYVTTNDVAKLAIGQVHYSGILNDRGTFEDDCLVYREADRILMVVNASNAAKDFAHISRHLGRFDCTLEDISDQIALLALQGPKAASILQPLTDVTLGDIKYYHFSRGTVAGVKDVYVSRTGYTGEDGFELYFPNAHAATIWQALMAGGQVSPAGLGCRDSLRLEMGMALYGNDIDDTVTPLEAGLAWIVKLQKGDFVGRDALLRQKEAGLTRRLVGFTFADRAIPRHGYPVFCGGAPSGVVCSGTMSPSLGIPIGTCYLPAGSTAVGTTFEVEIRGKRVAATVVKPPFYTQGSHL; encoded by the coding sequence GTGTCTGAATCCACCTCCCTCCGTCGCACTCCGTTCCACGACATCCACGTCGCCCTCGGCGCGAAGATCGTCCCCTTCGCCGGGTATGAGATGCCGGTCCAGTACCCGGCCGGCATCACCGCCGAGCACAAGGCGGTGCGCGAGTCGTGCGGGTTGTTCGACGTGTCGCACATGGGCGAGTTCCTCGTGCGCGGCCCGGGCGCGGTCGACTTCGTCAACTACGTCACGACCAACGACGTGGCCAAGTTGGCGATTGGGCAGGTGCACTACTCCGGGATCCTCAACGACCGGGGCACCTTCGAGGACGATTGCCTCGTCTACCGCGAGGCGGACCGCATCCTGATGGTGGTGAACGCGTCGAATGCGGCGAAGGACTTCGCCCACATCAGTCGCCACCTGGGCCGGTTCGACTGCACGTTGGAGGACATCAGCGACCAGATCGCCTTGCTCGCATTGCAGGGCCCAAAGGCGGCGTCCATCCTGCAGCCGTTAACCGACGTCACGTTAGGCGACATCAAGTACTACCACTTCTCCCGTGGGACCGTCGCCGGGGTCAAGGACGTGTACGTCTCGCGCACCGGGTACACCGGCGAGGATGGCTTCGAGCTGTATTTCCCGAATGCCCATGCGGCGACCATCTGGCAGGCATTGATGGCCGGCGGCCAGGTGTCCCCGGCCGGGCTGGGGTGTCGGGATTCACTGCGGCTGGAGATGGGGATGGCGTTGTACGGCAACGACATCGACGACACCGTCACCCCGCTGGAAGCCGGGTTGGCGTGGATCGTCAAGCTGCAGAAGGGGGATTTCGTCGGCCGTGATGCGTTGCTCCGCCAGAAGGAGGCCGGGCTGACGCGGCGGCTGGTCGGGTTCACCTTCGCTGACCGCGCGATCCCGCGTCATGGGTACCCGGTGTTCTGCGGCGGCGCCCCTTCGGGGGTGGTGTGCAGCGGGACGATGAGCCCTTCGTTAGGCATCCCGATCGGGACCTGTTACCTGCCGGCGGGGTCGACGGCCGTGGGCACCACCTTTGAGGTCGAGATTCGCGGGAAGCGGGTGGCCGCAACGGTGGTCAAGCCGCCGTTTTACACGCAGGGGTCGCACTTGTAG